The Leptospira mtsangambouensis sequence CAAGTGGCCCTTACTTAGAATCACTTCTCACCTCTGCATTGTTAGCTTCTGGAAATTCTGTTTTAACTCTTGGGCTTGTTCCCACTCCCACTACGAAAGCGGTTGTCAATCTTTCGAAAGCCAATGGTGGAATCATGATTTCTGCCTCACACAATCCTATGGATTGGAATGCATTTAAATTCATTTCTAAAAAAGGTTTTTTCTTTTCGGCAGAGGAAAACTCGAAACTTCTTTCTATCATTCAAAATGGATCCTATACAAAAGAACAAATTTCCCCAAAAGGTTATATTGATTCTGGTGAAGATTATATTGATCTTCATTTGTCTTCTGTTTTGAAACGTGTGAATGTCGCCAAAATCAAAAAGAAAAAATTCACAGTATTTGTGGATGCAGTTGGTGGTGCCGGTTCTTATGTAGTTCCAAAATTTTTACAAATGTTAGGTTGTAAAGTTGTGGCTCATAATTGTAATCCTGATGGAACGTTTCCAAGACCACCTGAACCTACGGCCGCCGCATTAAAGTCAGTAGAACCATATTTTAAAAAATCCAAAGCCGACATTGGTTTTGCTTTGGATCCTGATGCGGATCGACTTGTTTTGTTTTCTCCTAAACGAGGAGCTGTTTCAGAAGAATACACTTTGCCTTTGGCACTTATGAATGTTTTATCCACAGCTAAGAAAAAAGCCAAAGTCGTTGTCAACTTATCTACTTCCTTTTTAAACGAAGAAGTGGGATCAAGATTTGGGGCTGAAGTCATTCGTAGCAAAGTCGGTGAAGCAAACGTAGTAGAAGAAATGATTAAAACCAAAGCTGTGTTTGGTGGCGAGGGAAATGGTGGAGTGATTGATCCAACCATACCTTCTTTCGGTCGGGACACTTTGTCCGGGATTGCCCATATCTTAAACCTAATGGCTGAAACGGGAAAATCCGCGGATGCCCTTTTAGATGAACTACCTTCCCTTTATATGGACAAACAATCCTTTCCTTTGGCAAAAGGAATGTCTCTAGAAACTCTTTATCAAAAATTCCAGTCTGAGTTTTCTCCAAAAGTTATTTCAGAGAAAGATGGACTATGGATGTATGTTTCGGATTCTTGGATCCACATTCGTCCTTCCAATACAGAACCAATTTTTCGTGTCATTACAGAAACTAAATCCAAATCCGATTTGGATGCTACCTTAAAGAGGGTAAATCAATGTGTGGAATCGTAGGTTATTTAGGAAAAAGAGAGGCACTTCCTCTCATCATCAAAGGTCTAAAACGTTTGGAATATCGTGGATACGATAGTGCCGGCGTTGCATTGTTAAATGGTGGTCTTGAGATTGTTAAAAAGAAAGGAAAAGTCCTCGATTTAGAAAATGAAATCGGCAATCGTAAGTTAGTTGCAACCCTTGGGATTGGACACACTCGTTGGGCCACTCATGGGGAACCCAATGATCGCAATGCACATCCACATACAAGTTCTGATGGAAAATTGGCAATCATTCACAATGGAATCATTGAAAACTACGCATCCATCAAAAAAGAATTAGAAGGGAATGGACATATTTTTAAGTCAGACACTGATTCTGAAGTTCTCATCCATTTAATCGAGGAAATCAAAAAACAAAACAACTGTTCTATTGAAGAGGCTGTTCGTTTGGCTTTGAATGAAGTTGTTGGAGCTTATGCCATTGTCATTTTGTCGAAAGAAAATGAAAGGATGATGATTGCCGCAAGAAAAGGTTCTCCCCTTGTGATTGGGATTGGTGAAGATGAATACTTTGTTGCTTCTGATGCCACACCTATCATTGAATATACGAACAATGTGACTTATCTCAATGATCAGGAGATGGCCATCATCAAAGACGGAAGTCTAGTTGTAAAAAACTTAGAAAACGTAACCAAAACTCCATTCATTCAAAAATTAGAATTGGATTTGGAAGACATAGAGAAGGGTGGATACCCACACTTTATGTTAAAAGAAATTTTCGAACAACCTAAGTCTGTTCGTGATGCCATGCGAGGACGTCTTGTCTCTCGGGAACACCACTTGTTCCTAAGTGGGATTGACCAGTATTTGAATCGATTTTTAAATGCGGATCGTTTGATCCTTGTTGGTTGTGGTACTTCCTGGCATGCGGGTCTTATCGGTGAGTATTTATTTGAAGACCTGGCTCGAATTCCTACAGAAGTAGAATACGCATCCGAGTTTCGTTATCGTAATCCCATCGTGACAGAAAGAGATGTGGTCATTGCTGTTTCTCAATCGGGAGAAACTGCTGATACTCTTGCTGCCATTGAACTTGCTAAGTCCAAAGGAGCATTGATCTTTGGAGTTTGTAATGTGGTAGGTTCTTCCATTGCTCGTGCCTCTCATGCCGGAGCCTATTTACATGCAGGCCCTGAAATTGGAGTGGCTTCCACTAAAGCATTCACATCCCAAGTATCAATCCTTACCATGATGGCTTTGTATTTAGGGTTAAAAAAAGGTTCCATCTCTTTATCTGATTACCAAACCCTGCTCCTTGAATTGGATTCGATCCCTGATAAGGTAGCAAAAATTCTAACAAAAGATGATGACATCCGCAACATTTCAGAACATTATTACCGTGCGTCTAACTTCCTTTATTTGGGACGTGGGTTTAATTTCCCTGTAGCATTGGAAGGTGCACTGAAACTTAAAGAAATTTCTTATATCCATGCAGAAGGATATCCTGCTGCAGAAATGAAACACGGACCAATTGCTCTTATTGATGAAGACATGCCTGTTGTGTTTATTGCTACAAAAGATGGATCGTATGAAAAGGTAATTTCCAATATCCAGGAAGTCAAAGCCAGGAAAGGAAAGGTGATTGCCATCGTAACGGAAGGGGATACTGACATAAAATCTATGGCAGACTATACCTTTGAAATTCCGAGAACTGCGGATGCTCTTGTTCCTTTACTTGCCGTCATCCCGTTACAACTGTTATCCTACCACATAGCAATCCTTAGGGGATGTAATGTGGACCAACCAAGAAACTTAGCGAAATCTGTAACTGTGGAGTAAACAGTGAACCTTCTACTTGACGATTCCAAAAGAAATCCGTCTCTTGAACCTTTGTCCAGGTTTCATTCATTTTTTGAATGGAATTTGGGTGGTATCACCTTACTTGAAAAATTAGAACGGAAATACCCTGGAGCAAAGATTTATTATAAAGGGCCCAGTCCGGAATTTGAAAAACTAATCTTCAATCGGTATCCTCATGTTTTGCCTGCAAACCTAGAATCTTTTGATTCAATTTACAGTTCTGATTCCTATTTACCTTGGGAACTTTTAGGTACTGTTACTTCTATCATTGAAGATACATTGACATTGGAAAAAGATTGGAAACGGTTTCGCCAAAAATACAAAGCAAAACAATCAGGTTTTCATATTGTTGGAAAGGAGAAACACCTTTACATTCATCCTGGGGCTACCATCTACCCTGGCGTTGTTTTTGATACAACAGATGGGCCCATCCTCATTGAAGATGGAGTCAAAATTTCCTCTTTTAGTTTTTTAGAAGGACCACTCTTTGTTGGAAGAGATTCACAAATCGATAACGCTCGGATCACTGGTGGATGTCTCATCGGAAACCAATGTCGAATTGGTGGGGAAGTAGAAAATTCTATCATTTTAGATTATACCAACAAACACCATGAAGGTTTCCTTGGGCATAGTTTTGTTTCCACATGGGTAAACCTAGGTGCTTTATCTACAACCAGTGATTTAAAAAACAATTATGGAATTGTGAAACTAAAAATCGGTGATTCGCTAATCAACACAGGAACCATAAAGTTTGGTTCTCTCATTGGTCCCTTTACGAAATTGGCGATTGGTGTGATGTCAAATACGGGAACTGTTTTTGACATTGCTAGTAATATCGTTGAATCCAGAATCCAAGGGTATGTGCCTGCATTCACTTGGATAAGGCCAGGCGGGCGTTACCGTCTCGAAGAGTATCTTTTTGATACCAAAAAAATCATGGCACGACGTGGGATGAATCTTTTTGAATTCGAAGAAGAGTATTTGAGAAAATTATACGGAAGTCTTACGGAGTGAACATGACACCCAGTTTGTTAGAACATATCAATTCTGGAAAAACAGTAGAAATTGATGACTTACGTTTTTTCTATTTAGATGAAGGGAAAGGTGAGGAAATCATTCTCCTCCTTCCTGGTTTTTTGACAACATCGTATAACTATCGCAAGTTGGTGAGTTTGTTGTCGAATCATTATCGAGTGATTGCGCTTGATTTTTTGGGAACTGGCTTTAGCACAAGACCGGATGGACCACTTTCTCATCGGCTCCAAGCTCATTATTTAGCACCTTTTTTGGAGAAAGTGGTTGGTGACAAAAAGGTTCATGTTGTGGCTTTCGATTATGCACTTCCAATTCTTTGTTTTACTTTTAAGGAACATGCAAACCAGTATAAATCTTTATCTATTTTAGGTGGGTTTATGAACTTACCTAAATTTCGTTTTTATTTTCCTCTTCATTTCCTCCGTTTGCCGTTAGTTGGAGAAGTTTTTTCATTTTTATTTCGCCCACCCTTTCTTCGTTTGTTTTATAAACTATTCCTCGTGAAAAAAACACACCAACTTGCCTTTGAATGGGAGAAGACAATGTATCATTTGTTATTCGAAGGGAAAGCTCGCAAAAACACTTTAGAATTTGTTCGTAATGTAGATCGATCTACTCATGCTTTGCGTGAGATAGAAGAAGGTGCTAAAAATTTCGTGGGTCTTCGCCAAATTTATATTGGTGAGGAAGACTTCCGTATTTCTCCCAACCAAACCGAATACATGAAAGAAACGCTTAGGACAAGTAGCTTAGTTTTTTTACCAGCCAAACACCTTCCTATGGAAGAATGTCCAGAAGCCATATTTGAAAAACTTCACTACTTTGTAGATTCCTTCTCGCATAAAAAAACCAAAACCTTCCATTTCAACAAACAAAACAAGGAATAATATGGAAAGAATCATATCTAAGACGAACCCGAACACATCCGAATTTGTGGCCAATCGAACGGCATACTTAGAAACCTTAGTCCCCATTCGAAAAGTTATCGAAAATGTAAAGTTAGGTGGCGGTAGTAAGGCTTTAGAAAAACACAAATCAAGAGGCAAACTGACTGCAAGAGAAAGAATTGCCGAACTCATTGATGTTGGAACCGAGTTTATGGAAGTTTGTGGTCTTGCTGGAGAAGGGGTATATCCCGATCCCGTTCCTTCCGCAGGTATCATCACAGGGATCGGGAAAGTGGAAGGTGTGGATTGTATGATTGTTGCCAATGATGCAACGGTCAAAGGTGGAACTTATTATCCTCTTACAGTCAAAAAACATGTTCGTGCTCAAGAGATTGCCGAAAACAATTCTCTTCCTTGTATTTACTTGGTGGATTCTGGTGGGGCTTTTTTACCCATGCAAGATGAAGTATTTCCGGACAAAGACCATTTTGGTCGTATTTTTTTCAACCAAGCAAGGATGAGTGCCAAAGGAATTTCTCAGATAGCGGTCGTTATGGGGTCTTGCACGGCAGGGGGTGCCTATATTCCTGCGATGTCCGATGAATCTGTGATTGTCAAAGGAAATGGAACCATCTTTCTTGGTGGTCCTCCGCTTGTCAAAGCTGCAACTGGTGAAGTGGTCACTGGTGAAGAGTTAGGTGGTGCAGACGTACATTGCCGTGTGTCAGGAGTGACAGACCACTATGCAGAGGATGATTTCCATGCTTTAGAAATCACTCGTTCTATTGTAAAAAACCTAAATATAAAATCAGAGACTCTTCCTAAAGAAACAGAAGAACCTTTGTATCCAACAGAGGAAATTTATGGAATCATCGAAAGGGATTCTAAAAAATCATACGATCCAAGAGAAATCATTGCAAGGATTGTAGATGGTTCTAGATTTCATGAATTCAAAAAACTATATGCCACAACCCTCGTCACAGGGTTTGCTGAGGTATACGGATACCCAGTAGGTATCATTGCCAACCATGGAGTTTTGTTTTCTGAGTCAGCGCTCAAAGCCTCTCATTTTATTGAACTTTGTGACCAAAGACGGATTCCACTTTTATTCCTACAAAACATCACAGGATTTATGGTGGGGAAAAAATACGAAAACAATGGAATTGCTCGTGATGGTGCGAAGATGGTCAATGCCGTTTCTACAACTACAGTCCCCAAGCTAACGATTGTTACTGGTGGATCTTATGGTGCAGGAAACTATGGAATGTGCGGTCGTGCCTTTGCTCCGGAATTTTTATGGATGTGGCCCAATGCACGAATTTCAGTCATGGGAGGAGAACAAGCCGCCAATGTTCTTTGGACAGTCAAAAAAGACCAAAAGGAAGCAGCGGGTGAATCCATTCAGGCAGACGAAGAATCCACTTTTAAAAAACCAATTTTAGAAGATTATGAAAAGAAGTCTTCGGCAGTGTATAGTTCGGCTCGGCTTTGGGATGATGGAATCATTGATCCTGCCGATACTAGGAAAGTTTTGGGAAGGGCATTGTCTATTCTCAGCCGAAGGAAAGAAGAAAGAAAACCATTTGGTGTCTTTCGAATGTAATTTTTGACTTTTCATTCTCATTCGAAGTGCAAACTAATTACAAATGATCATCCACGAAAAATCATCCCATCAAGTCGCTATCATTACCATTGAGGGTGAGGTTGATTTGTACAATGCAAAAGAATTGAAAGACATTCTGGATGATAAGATGCGCAAACACCAATATGAAATTGTGGTGAACTTAGAAAAGGTTCCCTTTATGGATAGTTCGGGAATTGGGACGCTCGTCACTGCTATGTACAAACTCAAAAAATACCATGGAAATTTGAAGGTATGTAGTGTACATGGATCGGTAGCAAAGGTTTTTAAACTTACTGGAATGGAGAGCCATTTGGAAGTATTTGATTCTGAGGAAAAAGCAGTTCTTTCATTGGTAGAGGAACGAGAACCCACCGACTAACTAAGATTTTATTCCATTCTTACTGTTTGGAAAACTAAATTTCATTTTTAGGGAGTTGCAAACCAACCTTCACTTTTTCCATCACTTCTTTTCCTTCTAATCTTTCCAAAATAAACAAAGCAAATTCAAAAGCAGAACCAGGACCAATGCTCGTATGGATATTGTTATGTGAAACAATCCTTTCTCCCGTATACTTTCCGCCTTTTCCTTTTGCCAAATCTTCGGGAGAAGGAAAAGCTGTATAAGGATCCTCCCCTGAGATGATGTCCAAATTTCGGAGGACATTTGGAGCCGCACAAATGGCACCAATCATTTTAGATTCTGTTTGGAAGGAATTTAGAATCTTACTAATTTCTGGGTCCTTCATCAGTTGTTTGGTTCCTTCGAGTCCTCCTGGGAGTAGGATGGCATCAAATTCACTGGGAACGATTTCCGAAAAAATTTTATCTGCTAAGTGCAGAGTTTTTCTAGAAGCAAGGATGGGATCTTTTGATTTTCCAATTGAGACAACTTCTACATTTCCTCTTCTCAAAACATCAATGAGGATGATGGCTTCCATTTCTTCAAAGCCAGGACAGAGGGGAATCAAAACTCGTTTTGCCATACTAAGACTAGTTTGGTTTGGAACAAAATGTTCAAGTTTTTTTGTAAAAAAACGATCCCAAGAAATGAGAACTTTCCTGAATCTTCTGGGGTCTTATATACAAGGAGAGAG is a genomic window containing:
- the glmM gene encoding phosphoglucosamine mutase, which codes for MRFTKEYDLSSLMISISGVRGKIGQGFGLEEALAFSKSFASLMNGGTAVIGRDSRPSGPYLESLLTSALLASGNSVLTLGLVPTPTTKAVVNLSKANGGIMISASHNPMDWNAFKFISKKGFFFSAEENSKLLSIIQNGSYTKEQISPKGYIDSGEDYIDLHLSSVLKRVNVAKIKKKKFTVFVDAVGGAGSYVVPKFLQMLGCKVVAHNCNPDGTFPRPPEPTAAALKSVEPYFKKSKADIGFALDPDADRLVLFSPKRGAVSEEYTLPLALMNVLSTAKKKAKVVVNLSTSFLNEEVGSRFGAEVIRSKVGEANVVEEMIKTKAVFGGEGNGGVIDPTIPSFGRDTLSGIAHILNLMAETGKSADALLDELPSLYMDKQSFPLAKGMSLETLYQKFQSEFSPKVISEKDGLWMYVSDSWIHIRPSNTEPIFRVITETKSKSDLDATLKRVNQCVES
- the glmS gene encoding glutamine--fructose-6-phosphate transaminase (isomerizing), with the protein product MCGIVGYLGKREALPLIIKGLKRLEYRGYDSAGVALLNGGLEIVKKKGKVLDLENEIGNRKLVATLGIGHTRWATHGEPNDRNAHPHTSSDGKLAIIHNGIIENYASIKKELEGNGHIFKSDTDSEVLIHLIEEIKKQNNCSIEEAVRLALNEVVGAYAIVILSKENERMMIAARKGSPLVIGIGEDEYFVASDATPIIEYTNNVTYLNDQEMAIIKDGSLVVKNLENVTKTPFIQKLELDLEDIEKGGYPHFMLKEIFEQPKSVRDAMRGRLVSREHHLFLSGIDQYLNRFLNADRLILVGCGTSWHAGLIGEYLFEDLARIPTEVEYASEFRYRNPIVTERDVVIAVSQSGETADTLAAIELAKSKGALIFGVCNVVGSSIARASHAGAYLHAGPEIGVASTKAFTSQVSILTMMALYLGLKKGSISLSDYQTLLLELDSIPDKVAKILTKDDDIRNISEHYYRASNFLYLGRGFNFPVALEGALKLKEISYIHAEGYPAAEMKHGPIALIDEDMPVVFIATKDGSYEKVISNIQEVKARKGKVIAIVTEGDTDIKSMADYTFEIPRTADALVPLLAVIPLQLLSYHIAILRGCNVDQPRNLAKSVTVE
- a CDS encoding GlmU family protein yields the protein MNLLLDDSKRNPSLEPLSRFHSFFEWNLGGITLLEKLERKYPGAKIYYKGPSPEFEKLIFNRYPHVLPANLESFDSIYSSDSYLPWELLGTVTSIIEDTLTLEKDWKRFRQKYKAKQSGFHIVGKEKHLYIHPGATIYPGVVFDTTDGPILIEDGVKISSFSFLEGPLFVGRDSQIDNARITGGCLIGNQCRIGGEVENSIILDYTNKHHEGFLGHSFVSTWVNLGALSTTSDLKNNYGIVKLKIGDSLINTGTIKFGSLIGPFTKLAIGVMSNTGTVFDIASNIVESRIQGYVPAFTWIRPGGRYRLEEYLFDTKKIMARRGMNLFEFEEEYLRKLYGSLTE
- a CDS encoding alpha/beta fold hydrolase — encoded protein: MTPSLLEHINSGKTVEIDDLRFFYLDEGKGEEIILLLPGFLTTSYNYRKLVSLLSNHYRVIALDFLGTGFSTRPDGPLSHRLQAHYLAPFLEKVVGDKKVHVVAFDYALPILCFTFKEHANQYKSLSILGGFMNLPKFRFYFPLHFLRLPLVGEVFSFLFRPPFLRLFYKLFLVKKTHQLAFEWEKTMYHLLFEGKARKNTLEFVRNVDRSTHALREIEEGAKNFVGLRQIYIGEEDFRISPNQTEYMKETLRTSSLVFLPAKHLPMEECPEAIFEKLHYFVDSFSHKKTKTFHFNKQNKE
- a CDS encoding carboxyl transferase domain-containing protein — translated: MERIISKTNPNTSEFVANRTAYLETLVPIRKVIENVKLGGGSKALEKHKSRGKLTARERIAELIDVGTEFMEVCGLAGEGVYPDPVPSAGIITGIGKVEGVDCMIVANDATVKGGTYYPLTVKKHVRAQEIAENNSLPCIYLVDSGGAFLPMQDEVFPDKDHFGRIFFNQARMSAKGISQIAVVMGSCTAGGAYIPAMSDESVIVKGNGTIFLGGPPLVKAATGEVVTGEELGGADVHCRVSGVTDHYAEDDFHALEITRSIVKNLNIKSETLPKETEEPLYPTEEIYGIIERDSKKSYDPREIIARIVDGSRFHEFKKLYATTLVTGFAEVYGYPVGIIANHGVLFSESALKASHFIELCDQRRIPLLFLQNITGFMVGKKYENNGIARDGAKMVNAVSTTTVPKLTIVTGGSYGAGNYGMCGRAFAPEFLWMWPNARISVMGGEQAANVLWTVKKDQKEAAGESIQADEESTFKKPILEDYEKKSSAVYSSARLWDDGIIDPADTRKVLGRALSILSRRKEERKPFGVFRM
- a CDS encoding STAS domain-containing protein, which gives rise to MIIHEKSSHQVAIITIEGEVDLYNAKELKDILDDKMRKHQYEIVVNLEKVPFMDSSGIGTLVTAMYKLKKYHGNLKVCSVHGSVAKVFKLTGMESHLEVFDSEEKAVLSLVEEREPTD
- a CDS encoding DJ-1 family glyoxalase III; this encodes MAKRVLIPLCPGFEEMEAIILIDVLRRGNVEVVSIGKSKDPILASRKTLHLADKIFSEIVPSEFDAILLPGGLEGTKQLMKDPEISKILNSFQTESKMIGAICAAPNVLRNLDIISGEDPYTAFPSPEDLAKGKGGKYTGERIVSHNNIHTSIGPGSAFEFALFILERLEGKEVMEKVKVGLQLPKNEI